The following are encoded together in the Hoplias malabaricus isolate fHopMal1 chromosome 3, fHopMal1.hap1, whole genome shotgun sequence genome:
- the insl5a gene encoding insulin-like 5a, with protein MNALCSSRLLLCLMLLWAVCSVSQVQAEAKKVKLCGRDFIRAVVYTCGGSRWRRLLFPQDMEGFGEQSSIEDPSESEGLHLSTRAVYGLDDHVCCTEGCQKRDFTKLC; from the exons ATGAATGCTCTGTGTTCATCACGGCTTTTGTTGTGCTTGATGCTGCTGTGGGCCGTGTGCAGTGTGTCTCAGGTCCAGGCAGAAGCCAAAAAGGTAAAGCTCTGTGGCCGAGACTTCATTCGGGCGGTGGTCTACACATGTGGAGGGTCCAGGTGGAGGAGGCTGCTCTTTCCACAGGACATGGAAG GGTTTGGAGAGCAGAGCAGCATTGAGGACCCGAGTGAAAGTGAAGGCTTACATCTGTCCACTCGAGCTGTGTATGGACTGGACGACCACGTATGCTGCACAGAGGGCTGCCAGAAGAGAGACTTCACCAAGCTGTGCTGA